CAAGCGGCTGGTGAATCATGACTTCACTGTTTGGTAGCGCATAGCGTTTGCCTTTTTCTCCGGCAGCAAGCAGGAACGCGCCCATTGATGCAGCCATACCGATACAAATGGTAGATACCTTCGGCTTAATAAACTGCATGGTATCATAGATCGCCATACCGGCTGTAATTGAGCCGCCCGGGCTGTTGATGTAAATAGAAATATCTTTTTCAGGGTCTTCCGCTTCTAAGAATAAAAGCTGTGACACGATGGAGTTCGCAACGTTGTCATCAATCGCAGATCCAAGCATGATGATACGATCCTTCAATAGACGAGAATAAATGTCATACGCTCTTTCCCCGCGGTTCGTTTGTTCAATGACTGTAGGTATTAAATTCATAATGCTCCTCCTTCACCTTTTAGGTAAGTATGTAGTTACATGATACATTTTTGGTCAATAAAGGTCAAACAAAAAGCTGGCTTGACACGCAAAGTCTTCTCTTTTTCCCATTTTCCCCAAAAATACAAGGGTTCAAACCATCGTATGCCAGATTGCCAAATAAGATGATGTGATAGATGAAAAAACGGTCTGCTGAAATAGAGGGTTGTTATTTGGATGAACTTATCGTATAATGGGTTGTGCTGACGTTCTCATTACGCAGTCCATATGCGCTCGTAGCTCAGTTGGATAGAGCGGTGGTTTCCGGTACCACGTCTGTCGGGGGTTCGAATCCCTCCGAGCGCGTCCAATAGAACAGCAGAAAGACAAGGGTTTGGCATTTTGCCGCTCTTGTCTTTTTTGTTTGATGTTAAAATTTTTCTCTTCGATACATATATTTTCCTCCTGCTGGGCACGTTAGAGATGTGCGATATTGACATTTGCAAGGAGGATGAAATATGGGTATTTTAAGCGGAAATCCGCAAGAGGAACCGATGCATTATGGTGAGGTTTTCAGCTTGTGGAGTTATGTGATGGCAGGCAACAAAATGATCGGCAATTACCAGATGTTATTGCATCATGTCGGTGATGACGATTTGAAAAAGCTGCTTCGTGAGTCCATTGAGAAGTGCCAAGATGAAGTGAAACAAGTCAGCAGCATCCTGAAGGAAAACGGGGTGGCGCTCCCGCCGGCTTCTCCTGAACCGCCGGCAGCGGATCTGAACGATATTCCGCCGGGCGCGCGGTTTCTCGATCCGGATGTGGCAGTCTCATCAGCAGCGCAAAATGCCGCAGGGCTAGTGACATGCAGCAAAATCATGGGAGAGTCAATTCGCGAGGATATTGCCATGATGTTTGGGCAGTTCCATATCTCTAAAGCGGCAACCGGCGCAAAATACTTAAGGCTGCTAAAAAACAAAGGCTGGCTCATCCCGCCGCCGCTTCATCTTCACAACCATCAAGACGAGGCTTAATGGCAAGGGCATATACAGTTGTATATGCCTCAGCGTGTCGACAAACCCTCGCATTCGTTGTCAGGCCTGCGCGTCGGTGCTCACGAATGACGAAAGGAACGGCGGCTAAATGCTTAAGCGTCCTGCCTAAACGCCGCCGTCATCATATCCTGTGAAAGTCTGCTCCGATGCTCGTCCTTCCTAGACTTCAAGGGTTTTCAATCACGCTGAAAAGATGACAAAATCCTAAAACGAAAACCGTTTTAGGATTTTGTCAACAATCTGGGGCATATACAGTTGTATATGCCTTTATTTTATGATGAAGACGTAAGACGCAGGCCGATGACACCGGCAAGGATAAGGCCCAGACAAATCAGCTGTGAAAGCTGAAAACGTTCCTTAAACCAGATAAAGCCGACTGCAGATACGCCAATGCTGCCAATGCCGGTCCAGACGGCATAAGCGACTCCAGCAGGCAGGATCTGCATCGCTTGTGAAAGGCAGTAAAAGGATAAGCCAAATCCAACAGTCATTACAATGATCGGCCACTTTTTTCTTGTTCCATCTATATATTTCATGGCGACGGCAGCTATAATTTCTTCTATGCCGGCAACGACTAATAAAAACCATGCCATTACGAGTCACCTCCCGACTGTGTTTTGCTTTCTTTCGTGAAGAGCTTCATTCCTAAAATACCAGCCAGCAATAAAGCTAAAAAGAACATTTGCGCTGCTGAGAAGGATTCGCCCAAAACAACGCCGGTGATATATGTTCCGACAGTTCCGATTCCGACAAATACAGTGTACGCCGCAGCCATGGGGATTTTTCGATAAGAGCGGATCAACAGCATAAAGCTGATCGCGATCAAAATCAAAATCATGATCCAATCCAAAAGCGAATCGGCATGTTTGAGGGAAGAGGCCCAAACCACTTCTAAAAGTCCTGCAATCAAAACAAGCACCCAGTTCAAAATAAACACCTCTCATTTTATGAATGAACGTCAGTCATTTTTATGCCAGTAAAAAATGAGCGGTATTACCAGTCATTTTTTACACTGTAGCTAAGCTCCGTTTTAAGAAAGTAAAGATTTCTTTTTTAGTCACTTCAATATTTTCATCTTGTTCAAATCCGATATAGAATCGTTCAGCTGTGTTCTCGACCAAGTTGATAATCGTTCTGGCCGTCCATTTTGCATTGATTCCTTCCG
The Bacillus vallismortis genome window above contains:
- the clpP gene encoding ATP-dependent Clp endopeptidase proteolytic subunit ClpP, whose product is MNLIPTVIEQTNRGERAYDIYSRLLKDRIIMLGSAIDDNVANSIVSQLLFLEAEDPEKDISIYINSPGGSITAGMAIYDTMQFIKPKVSTICIGMAASMGAFLLAAGEKGKRYALPNSEVMIHQPLGGAQGQATEIEIAAKRILLLRDKLNKVLAERTGQPLEVIERDTDRDNFKSAEEALEYGLIDKILTRNTEEQK
- a CDS encoding DUF3231 family protein codes for the protein MGILSGNPQEEPMHYGEVFSLWSYVMAGNKMIGNYQMLLHHVGDDDLKKLLRESIEKCQDEVKQVSSILKENGVALPPASPEPPAADLNDIPPGARFLDPDVAVSSAAQNAAGLVTCSKIMGESIREDIAMMFGQFHISKAATGAKYLRLLKNKGWLIPPPLHLHNHQDEA
- a CDS encoding DMT family transporter, translating into MAWFLLVVAGIEEIIAAVAMKYIDGTRKKWPIIVMTVGFGLSFYCLSQAMQILPAGVAYAVWTGIGSIGVSAVGFIWFKERFQLSQLICLGLILAGVIGLRLTSSS
- a CDS encoding DMT family transporter gives rise to the protein MNWVLVLIAGLLEVVWASSLKHADSLLDWIMILILIAISFMLLIRSYRKIPMAAAYTVFVGIGTVGTYITGVVLGESFSAAQMFFLALLLAGILGMKLFTKESKTQSGGDS